A stretch of Zootoca vivipara chromosome 13, rZooViv1.1, whole genome shotgun sequence DNA encodes these proteins:
- the LOC132593023 gene encoding uncharacterized protein LOC132593023 yields the protein MGESSFHCHPSPEGCCLELHETIAILVALIVLVHLALKLAAAACYYFCCLLGTLIGTICAKEPETSKVCATPKTRRTQSRRLAAQCSDLNLPRRRRRESCSPHRRCLHCTLEPLKVTMNLQNDPFPCREHRLGRRPCPDYPPCHTLRCCTCDCDPRQRPRTSSAPSRVTRCRDVACGSSDPMLASTGGNEHRNNIAANPDYFSRLPSNDNQYRSAPEAEYPGTPGRRPTKVYIYPVHPQTPPVSRSGSPERSYRRRGTVVTTPEEQPVEYEPRESSRRKSRGDPEQLLNPPLSPPAPRFHSMGGGPLPGTASTETPSAKPRYSWPEPAAVSDWVYRPVKQ from the exons ATGGGGGAGTCCAGCTTCCACTGCCACCCGTCCCCCGAGGGCTGTTGCCTGGAGCTCCACGAAACCATCGCCATCCTGGTAGCTTTGATCGTCCTGGTGCATCTGGCGCTGAAGCTGGCCGCAGCG gCCTGCTATTATTTCTGCTGCCTGCTTGGGACACTCATTGGAACAATCTGTGCAAAAG AACCGGAGACGTCAAAGGTGTGCGCCACCCCCAAGACGAGGAGAACCCAGTCCCGACGGCTGGCGGCGCAGTGCTCCGACCTGAACCTCCCTCGCCGGCGCCGGCGAGAAAGCTGTTCGCCGCACCGCCGCTGCCTCCACTGCACCTTGGAGCCACTAAAGGTCACCATGAACCTGCAGAACGATCCTTTCCCCTGCAGAGAGCACCGCCTTGGCCGCCGCCCCTGCCCTGACTACCCACCGTGCCACACCCTGCGGTGCTGCACCTGCGACTGCGACCCCCGGCAGCGCCCGCGCACGTCCTCGGCGCCCTCCCGCGTCACCCGCTGCCGGGACGTCGCCTGCGGCTCCTCCGACCCCATGCTGGCCTCCACTGGCGGCAACGAGCACCGGAACAACATAGCGGCCAACCCCGATTACTTCTCGAGGTTGCCGTCGAACGACAACCAGTACCGCTCCGCGCCGGAGGCCGAATACCCCGGAACGCCGGGGCGCAGGCCTACCAAAGTCTACATCTATCCGGTGCACCCCCAAACGCCGCCGGTGAGCCGGTCGGGCAGCCCCGAGAGAAGCTACCGGCGGCGAGGGACAGTCGTGACCACGCCAGAAGAGCAGCCGGTCGAGTACGAGCCTCGGGAATCCTCCCGACGGAAGTCGCGCGGCGATCCAGAGCAGCTGCTCAACCCCCCGCTGTCGCCGCCGGCGCCCCGGTTCCACAGCATGGGCGGCGGCCCTTTGCCAGGGACGGCGTCAACGGAGACCCCCAGCGCCAAACCACGGTATTCCTGGCCTGAGCCAGCCGCCGTCTCAGACTGGGTGTACCGCCCAGTGAAACAGTAG
- the TMEM102 gene encoding transmembrane protein 102, translating to MASPFGDPPNSKPAPAKPLTDLDFRSGARIEEINQLIQEYEARDPGVRDAPELHLAKDKVFSLLGQVQKSEGKLPPINRYLILSGGAQQGTIHADPGTLHPLSAGGDYDADFTLLVPVLNAAGVPVSLDMKQSPPGHAQISLQPFGPETLTRWSDCCSGDEAHLSAELVCEWLSRSFPAAEDVRVERRGCVTSLIVLVGLRRILYDVVPVVAFKGWPEVAQPWLAQAHFWDGKMMDEEAAGSFYLLPSASCGAWRLAFSASELHLRRILPLPLLRALRAAMAMLGCDLRRGLGPYHLFTLALWSCERLPSSYLGRDENAAHALLGLLDDLSSGLVHRRLPSYFLPQWNLLEGLPRPAAEGLAREVAWVRADPCRFLRRAVEGAKEAKRLAKAFREQGVSAAAP from the exons ATGGCATCCCCTTTTGGGGACCCCCCCAACTCCAAGCCGGCCCCTGCCAAGCCTCTCACAGACTTGGATTTCCGTTCCGGGGCACGCATCGAAGAGATCAACCAGCTCATCCAAGAATACGAGGCCAGGGACCCAGGCGTTCGGGACGCCCCGGAACTGCACCTTGCAAAGGATAAGGTTTTCTCCCTGCTGG GTCAGGTCCAGAAATCCGAGGGGAAACTTCCTCCCATCAACCGCTACTTGATCCTGTCCGGCGGAGCCCAGCAGGGCACCATCCACGCAGATCCAGGCACCCTCCACCCTCTTTCCGCTGGCGGCGACTATGACGCCGACTTCACCCTCCTGGTGCCCGTCCTGAACGCGGCCGGGGTCCCCGTCTCCTTGGACATGAAGCAGAGCCCCCCGGGCCACGCGCAGATCAGCCTCCAGCCCTTCGGCCCCGAGACGCTGACCCGCTGGTCGGACTGTTGCTCGGGAGACGAGGCCCACTTATCGGCCGAGCTGGTTTGCGAGTGGCTCTCGCGCTCCTTCCCCGCCGCCGAGGACGTGAGGGTTGAGCGGCGCGGCTGCGTCACCTCCCTGATTGTCCTCGTCGGACTGCGCCGGATCCTCTACGACGTCGTCCCGGTGGTGGCCTTCAAGGGCTGGCCGGAAGTTGCCCAGCCGTGGCTGGCCCAGGCCCATTTCTGGGACGGCAAGATGATGGACGAGGAAGCAGCCGGGAGCTTTTACCTGCTGCCGTCTGCGTCTTGCGGCGCCTGGCGCCTGGCATTTTCGGCCAGCGAGCTGCACCTCCGCAGgatcctgcccctgccccttctcCGGGCCCTCCGGGCCGCCATGGCGATGCTGGGCTGCGACCTACGCAGAGGCCTGGGGCCGTACCACCTCTTCACCTTGGCACTGTGGTCCTGTGAGCGGCTGCCGTCCAGCTACCTCGGCCGGGACGAGAACGCGGCCCACGCCTTGCTGGGCCTCTTGGACGACCTCTCCTCCGGCTTGGTGCACCGGCGCCTCCCCAGCTACTTCCTGCCGCAGTGGAACCTTCTGGAAGGGCTCCCTCGGCCGGCCGCGGAGGGCCTGGCTCGGGAGGTCGCCTGGGTGAGGGCCGACCCTTGCCGGTTCCTCCGGCGAGCcgtggagggcgccaaggaagccAAGCGGTTGGCCAAGGCCTTCAGGGAGCAAGGGGTGTCCGCTGCAGCGCCGTGA